A genomic window from Microbacterium sp. ET2 includes:
- the otnK gene encoding 3-oxo-tetronate kinase, which produces MIGVIADDFTGATDVAVAFRSEGARTAIVFGDPSPDVSLPSADVVVVALKTRTIPPDVAVEQSLRTARLLLADGATQLYFKICSTFDSTSRGNIGPVADALVELHGGNLTTVVAPSSPRHGRRQLFGHLFVGAELLSDSPMRHHPLTPMTDPRVPFLLQQQTRHRVGLIDLPTVMSGSEAVVRALAGARARGERYVVVDAVSVNDLDVIGEAVRNAPLMIGAAGLAAGVARALWRNTPPSLDEADTSATAASTATTRGVAIAGSCAARTLEQIEHMKRSTPSYRIDALTSGDPSELARRALAWFDSLSGTTSALIYTSLPSQQLRTVQNALGTERASMLLEGALSSVAIGLADRGVRRLVIAGGETSGAVVEALRIRSALIGSEAAAGVPWVHSLDERRIQLLLKSGNFGGIDLLTTATACA; this is translated from the coding sequence ATGATCGGCGTCATTGCCGATGACTTCACCGGGGCCACCGATGTCGCTGTCGCTTTCCGTAGCGAGGGAGCGCGCACCGCGATAGTCTTCGGCGATCCCTCCCCGGATGTCTCCCTGCCTTCCGCCGACGTCGTCGTCGTTGCATTGAAAACCCGGACAATTCCGCCGGACGTCGCCGTCGAACAGTCCTTGAGGACGGCGAGGCTGCTGCTGGCCGACGGTGCGACACAGCTGTACTTCAAGATCTGTTCGACATTCGACTCGACGTCCCGCGGGAACATCGGTCCCGTCGCCGACGCTCTCGTCGAACTGCATGGCGGCAACTTGACCACCGTCGTGGCTCCGAGCTCGCCGCGTCACGGACGACGGCAGCTGTTCGGTCATCTCTTCGTCGGCGCGGAACTCCTCAGTGATTCGCCCATGCGGCACCACCCGCTGACTCCCATGACGGATCCGCGAGTACCGTTCCTGCTACAGCAACAGACACGGCACCGTGTCGGCCTCATCGACCTGCCGACCGTGATGTCGGGGAGTGAAGCCGTGGTACGGGCGCTGGCGGGGGCGCGAGCCAGGGGCGAACGATATGTCGTCGTGGATGCCGTCAGCGTCAACGACCTCGACGTCATTGGTGAGGCAGTGCGGAACGCTCCGCTCATGATCGGCGCCGCAGGGCTCGCGGCAGGCGTGGCTCGAGCCCTGTGGCGAAATACCCCGCCCTCCTTAGATGAAGCCGACACCAGCGCGACGGCAGCGTCGACGGCGACCACGCGAGGCGTCGCAATCGCCGGCAGCTGCGCGGCGCGGACGCTCGAGCAGATCGAACACATGAAGCGGTCCACGCCGTCGTATCGGATCGATGCCTTGACGAGCGGCGACCCATCGGAGCTCGCCCGACGAGCTCTCGCGTGGTTCGACAGCCTGTCCGGGACAACGTCCGCGCTGATCTACACCTCTTTGCCATCGCAGCAATTGCGGACAGTTCAAAACGCGCTCGGAACCGAGCGAGCATCGATGCTTCTCGAAGGGGCGCTCTCCAGTGTCGCCATCGGGCTCGCAGACCGTGGGGTCCGTCGGCTCGTCATCGCCGGTGGCGAGACGTCCGGGGCGGTGGTCGAGGCGCTGCGCATACGCTCGGCACTCATCGGGTCTGAAGCCGCGGCGGGTGTTCCCTGGGTGCACAGCCTGGACGAGCGTCGCATCCAGCTCTTGCTCAAGTCGGGCAACTTCGGCGGAATAGATCTTCTGACGACCGCGACTGCGTGTGCCTGA